A portion of the Pan troglodytes isolate AG18354 chromosome 10, NHGRI_mPanTro3-v2.0_pri, whole genome shotgun sequence genome contains these proteins:
- the CKAP4 gene encoding cytoskeleton-associated protein 4 — translation MPSAKQRGSKGGHGAASPSEKGAHPSGGADDVAKKPPPAPQQPPPPAPHPQQHPQQHPQNQAHGKGGHRGGGGGGGGKSSSSSSSSASAAAAAAAASSSASCSRRLGRALNFLFYLALVAAAAFSGWCVHHVLEEVQQVRRSHQDFSRQREELGQGLQGVEQKVQSLQATFGTFESILRSSQHKQDLTEKAVKQGESEVSRISEVLQKLQNEILKDLSDGIHVVKDARERDFTSLENTVEERLTELTKSINDNIAIFTEVQKRSQKEINDMKAKVASLEESEGHKQDLKALKEAVKEIQTSAKSREWDMEALRSTLQTMESDVYTEVRELVSLKQEQQAFKEAADTERLALQALTEKLLRSEESVSRLPEEIRRLEEELRQLKSDSHGPKEDGGFRHSEAFEALQQKSQGLDSRLQHVEDGVLSMQVASARQTESLESLLSKSQEHEQRLAALQGRLEGLGSSEADQDGLASTVRSLGEAQLVLYGDVEELKRSVGELPSTMESLQKVQEQVHTLLSQDQAQAARLPPQDFLDRLSSLDNLKASVSQVEADLKMLRTAVDSLVAYSVKIETNENNLESAKGLLDDLRNDLDRLFVKVEKIHEKV, via the exons ATGCCCTCGGCCAAACAAAGGGGCTCCAAGGGCGGCCACGGCGCCGCGAGCCCCTCGGAGAAGGGTGCCCACCCGTCGGGCGGCGCGGATGACGTGGCGAAGAAGCCGCCGCCGGCGCCgcagcagccgccgccgcccgcgccgCACCCGCAGCAGCACCCGCAGCAGCACCCGCAGAACCAGGCGCACGGCAAGGGCGGCcaccgcggcggcggcggcggcggcggcggcaagtcctcctcctcctcctcctcctccgcctccgccgccgccgccgccgccgccgcctcgtcCTCGGCGTCCTGCTCGCGCAGGCTCGGCAGGGCGCTCAACTTTCTCTTCTACCTCGCCCTGGTGGCGGCGGCCGCTTTCTCGGGCTGGTGCGTCCACCACGTCCTGGAGGAGGTCCAGCAGGTCCGGCGCAGCCACCAGGACTTCTCCCGgcagagggaggagctgggccagGGCTTGCAGGGCGTGGAGCAGAAG GTGCAGTCTTTGCAAGCCACATTTGGAACTTTTGAGTCCATCTTGAGAAGCTCCCAACATAAACAAGACCTCACAGAGAAAGCTGTGAAGCAAGGGGAGAGTGAGGTCAGCCGGATCAGCGAAGTGCTGCAGAAACTCCAGAATGAGATTCTCAAAGACCTCTCGGATGGGATCCATGTGGTGAAGGATGCCCGGGAGCGGGACTTCACGTCCCTGGAGAACACGGTGGAGGAGCGGCTGACGGAGCTCACCAAATCCATCAACGACAACATCGCCATCTTCACAGAAGTCCAGAAGAGGAGCCAGAAGGAGATCAATGACATGAAGGCAAAGGTTGCCTCCCTGGAAGAATCTGAGGGGCACAAGCAGGATTTGAAAGCCTTAAAGGAAGCTGTGAAGGAGATACAGACCTCAGCCAAGTCCAGAGAGTGGGACATGGAGGCCCTGAGAAGTACCCTTCAGACTATGGAGTCTGACGTCTACACCGAGGTCCGCGAGCTGGTGAGCCTCAAGCAGGAGCAGCAGGCTTTCAAGGAGGCGGCCGACACGGAGCGGCTCGCCCTGCAGGCCCTCACAGAGAAGCTTCTCAGGTCCGAGGAGTCCGTCTCCCGCCTCCCGGAGGAGATCCGGAGACTGGAGGAAGAGCTCCGCCAGCTGAAGTCCGATTCCCACGGGCCGAAGGAGGACGGAGGCTTCAGACACTCGGAAGCCTTCGAGGCGCTCCAGCAAAAGAGTCAGGGACTGGACTCCAGGCTCCAGCACGTGGAGGATGGGGTGCTCTCCATGCAGGTGGCTTCTGCGCGCCAGACCGAGAGCCTGGAGTCCCTCCTGTCCAAGAGCCAGGAGCACGAGCAGCGCCTGGCCGCCCTGCAGGGGCGCCTGGAAGGCCTCGGGTCCTCAGAGGCAGACCAGGATggcctggccagcacggtgagGAGCCTGGGCGAAGCCCAGCTGGTGCTCTACGGCGACGTGGAGGAGCTGAAGAGGAGTGTGGGCGAGCTCCCCAGCACCATGGAATCACTCCAGAAGGTGCAGGAGCAGGTGCACACGCTGCTCAGTCAGGACCAAGCCCAGGCCGCCCGTCTGCCTCCTCAGGACTTCCTGGACAGACTTTCTTCTCTAGACAACCTGAAAGCCTCAGTCAGCCAAGTGGAGGCGGACTTGAAAATGCTCAGGACTGCTGTGGACAGTTTGGTTGCATACTCGGTCAAAAtagaaaccaacgagaacaatcTGGAATCAGCCAAGGGTTTACTAGATGACCTGAGGAATGATCTGGATAGGTTGTTTGTGAAAGTGGAGAAGATTCACGAAAAGGTCTAA